Proteins encoded together in one Streptomyces sp. B1I3 window:
- a CDS encoding sugar ABC transporter substrate-binding protein, with the protein MPHQQRRRGIRARAVAGAAATALLAAGCAGAGGTSFGGGDALNVLMVNNPQMLELQKLTADHFTEETGIKVNFTVLPENDVRDKISQDFSNQAGQYDVGTISNFEVPFFAENDWLHALDSYAAQDTAFDQDDILEPLRESLTVDGKLYAEPFYGESSFLMYRKDVFEAEGLTMPENPTWQQVAGLAAKADGAGGGMKGICLRGLPGWGELVAPLTTVVNTMGGTWFTEDWEARLTSPEFRKATRFYVDLVREHGERGASQAGYAECLNNMTQGKTAMWYDATAGAGSLEAAGSPVKGRIGYVPAPVDRTRSSGWLYTWAWGVQKASKKADDAWKFVSWASSKEYEELVGETSGWADVPAGKRASTYDNPDYREAAGAFADVTERAIAGADPLNPGTQPRPTAGIQFVGIPEFTDLGTRVAQEISAAIAGRQSVDEALDSSQKLAEQVAKEYR; encoded by the coding sequence ATGCCCCACCAGCAACGACGCCGTGGGATCCGCGCGCGTGCGGTCGCGGGCGCGGCGGCGACGGCGCTCCTCGCCGCCGGGTGCGCCGGAGCCGGCGGCACCTCCTTCGGAGGGGGTGACGCGCTGAACGTACTCATGGTGAACAACCCGCAGATGCTGGAGCTGCAGAAGCTCACGGCGGACCACTTCACCGAGGAGACCGGTATCAAGGTCAACTTCACCGTGCTGCCGGAGAACGACGTCCGCGACAAGATCAGCCAGGACTTCTCCAACCAGGCCGGCCAGTACGACGTCGGCACCATCAGCAACTTCGAGGTGCCGTTCTTCGCGGAGAACGACTGGCTGCACGCGCTCGACAGCTACGCCGCCCAGGACACGGCCTTCGACCAGGACGACATCCTGGAACCCCTGCGGGAATCCCTCACCGTCGACGGCAAGCTCTACGCCGAACCCTTCTACGGCGAATCGTCCTTCCTCATGTACCGCAAGGACGTCTTCGAGGCCGAAGGGCTGACGATGCCCGAGAACCCCACCTGGCAGCAGGTGGCCGGCCTCGCCGCGAAGGCGGACGGTGCCGGCGGCGGGATGAAGGGCATCTGTCTGCGCGGCCTGCCCGGCTGGGGTGAGCTCGTCGCCCCGCTGACCACGGTCGTCAACACCATGGGCGGCACATGGTTCACCGAGGACTGGGAAGCACGGCTCACGTCCCCCGAGTTCAGGAAGGCGACCCGCTTCTACGTCGATCTCGTACGCGAACACGGAGAGCGGGGCGCCTCCCAGGCCGGGTACGCCGAGTGCCTCAACAACATGACGCAGGGAAAGACCGCCATGTGGTACGACGCGACCGCGGGGGCCGGGTCACTGGAAGCGGCCGGCTCCCCGGTCAAGGGGAGGATCGGTTACGTACCCGCCCCCGTCGACCGGACCAGGAGCTCGGGGTGGCTCTACACCTGGGCCTGGGGCGTACAGAAGGCCTCCAAGAAGGCCGACGACGCCTGGAAGTTCGTCTCCTGGGCGTCGAGCAAGGAGTACGAGGAGCTCGTCGGCGAGACCAGCGGCTGGGCCGACGTGCCCGCCGGCAAGCGCGCCTCCACCTACGACAACCCCGACTACCGCGAAGCCGCAGGCGCCTTCGCGGACGTCACGGAGCGGGCCATAGCCGGCGCCGACCCCCTGAACCCGGGCACCCAGCCACGCCCCACGGCCGGCATCCAGTTCGTCGGCATCCCGGAGTTCACCGACCTGGGCACCCGGGTCGCGCAGGAGATCAGCGCCGCCATCGCCGGCCGCCAGTCCGTGGACGAGGCGCTGGACTCCTCCCAGAAGCTGGCCGAGCAGGTCGCCAAGGAGTACCGATGA
- a CDS encoding SDR family NAD(P)-dependent oxidoreductase yields the protein MRIDLAGRTAVVTGSSQGIGLAIATGLAGAGAGVVLTGRGRERLETAADGLRATVPDAAVRTLACDLATEEGAAELQEAVPAADILVNNLGIFGSRPPLEITDDEWRTYFDTNVLSAVRLIRRYLPGMTERGWGRVQNIASDSAIAIPAEMIHYGMSKTALLAVSRGFAKEAAGTGVTVNSVIAGPTHTGGVEDFVYELVDRDLPWDEAQRAFMRLHRPQSLLQRLIEPEEIANLVVYLSSPQASATTGAAVRVDGGYVDSIVP from the coding sequence GTGCGCATCGATCTCGCCGGCAGGACAGCGGTCGTCACCGGCTCCTCGCAGGGCATCGGACTCGCCATCGCCACCGGGCTGGCCGGGGCGGGAGCGGGCGTCGTCCTGACCGGACGGGGCAGGGAACGGCTCGAGACGGCGGCTGACGGCCTCCGCGCCACCGTGCCGGACGCGGCCGTCCGCACGCTCGCCTGCGACCTGGCCACGGAGGAGGGCGCGGCTGAGCTGCAGGAAGCCGTTCCCGCAGCGGACATCCTCGTGAACAACCTGGGCATCTTCGGCTCCCGGCCACCGCTGGAGATCACCGACGACGAGTGGCGCACCTACTTCGACACGAACGTCCTCAGCGCGGTCCGGCTGATCCGCCGCTACCTGCCCGGGATGACCGAGCGGGGGTGGGGCAGGGTGCAGAACATCGCGAGCGACTCCGCGATCGCGATCCCCGCGGAGATGATCCATTACGGCATGTCGAAGACGGCGCTGCTGGCCGTCTCCCGGGGCTTCGCCAAGGAGGCGGCGGGCACCGGAGTCACCGTGAACTCGGTGATCGCCGGACCCACGCACACCGGAGGCGTCGAGGATTTCGTCTACGAGCTCGTGGACCGTGATCTGCCGTGGGACGAGGCCCAGCGCGCTTTCATGCGCCTGCACCGGCCGCAGTCCCTGCTGCAGCGGCTGATCGAGCCGGAGGAGATCGCGAACCTCGTCGTCTATCTCAGCTCCCCCCAGGCCTCGGCCACCACGGGTGCCGCAGTGCGGGTGGACGGGGGTTACGTCGACTCGATCGTGCCCTGA
- a CDS encoding carbohydrate ABC transporter permease — MTTTVSASPLSPPEPPATARPRTGPRAWATRAPLLPALIFLIAVTQLPFVATLVISLFDWNSLSPDKRSFNGLDNYASVFTDAALRESVLTTVLLTASVVLATVVLGLALALLLDRTFFGRGLVRTLLITPFLIVPVSAALLWKHALYNPEYGLFNGVLGWIGDLFGDTSPSRPDWIADMPLLAVVAALVWQWTPFMMLILLAGLQSRPPDVVEAARLDGASAWQTFRYLTLPHLRRYLELGVLLGAVYIVQNFDAVFTITAGGLGTANLPYTIYQTFYQAHEYGLASAAGVVVVIGTIIIATFALRVVSSLFDEEANRA, encoded by the coding sequence ATGACCACGACAGTCTCCGCCTCACCCCTCTCCCCACCGGAACCACCCGCCACCGCCCGCCCGAGAACCGGCCCGCGGGCCTGGGCCACCAGGGCGCCCCTCCTGCCCGCGCTGATCTTCCTGATCGCCGTGACCCAACTGCCGTTCGTGGCGACGCTCGTCATCTCCCTGTTCGACTGGAACTCCCTCAGCCCCGACAAGCGCAGTTTCAACGGCCTCGACAACTACGCCTCCGTCTTCACCGACGCCGCGCTGCGCGAATCGGTCCTCACCACCGTGCTGCTCACCGCGAGCGTCGTCCTCGCCACGGTTGTCCTGGGACTGGCCCTCGCGCTGCTCCTCGACCGGACGTTCTTCGGCCGTGGCCTGGTCCGCACGCTGCTCATCACACCGTTCCTCATCGTGCCCGTCTCCGCCGCCCTGCTGTGGAAGCACGCCCTCTACAACCCGGAGTACGGGCTGTTCAACGGCGTGCTGGGCTGGATCGGCGACCTCTTCGGCGACACGTCACCGAGCCGGCCGGACTGGATCGCGGACATGCCGCTGCTCGCGGTCGTCGCCGCACTCGTGTGGCAGTGGACACCGTTCATGATGCTGATCCTGCTCGCCGGCCTCCAGAGCCGTCCCCCCGACGTGGTCGAGGCCGCGCGCCTCGACGGGGCGAGCGCCTGGCAGACCTTCCGCTACCTGACGCTGCCGCACCTGCGCCGGTACCTCGAACTCGGTGTGCTGCTCGGCGCCGTCTACATCGTGCAGAACTTCGACGCGGTGTTCACCATCACCGCCGGCGGACTCGGCACGGCCAACCTTCCGTACACGATCTACCAGACCTTCTACCAAGCCCACGAATACGGACTGGCGTCCGCCGCGGGAGTCGTCGTCGTGATCGGCACGATCATCATCGCCACCTTCGCGCTCCGGGTCGTCTCGTCACTCTTCGACGAGGAGGCGAACCGCGCATGA
- a CDS encoding SAM-dependent methyltransferase — protein sequence MTTGIPQPPIDTSRPQSARVYDALLGGKDNYPVDQAVAEQLPSEARTGAVQNRAFMNRATAWLAGEGVDQFLDIGTGIPTAPNLHQIAQEINPASRVVYCDNDPIVLRHAEALLVSRPEGATDYVPADVREPGTIIEAARKVLDFDRPVALSLLGLLHFLPDDEDPYGIVRTLAAALHPGSYVVLSQGASDVNPERGEQGADEYRKGGIRLALRSRAEFSRFFEGMEVVEPGLVTAPEWFRATAAPRPEESGLYVGVARTA from the coding sequence ATGACGACCGGTATACCTCAGCCCCCGATCGACACCAGCCGGCCCCAGTCGGCCCGCGTCTACGACGCGCTCCTGGGCGGCAAGGACAATTACCCCGTGGACCAGGCGGTGGCCGAGCAGTTGCCGTCCGAGGCCAGGACCGGGGCCGTCCAGAACCGCGCGTTCATGAACCGCGCGACGGCGTGGCTGGCCGGTGAGGGTGTCGACCAGTTCCTGGACATCGGCACGGGTATTCCGACGGCGCCGAACCTGCATCAGATCGCCCAGGAGATCAACCCGGCGTCGCGCGTCGTGTACTGCGACAACGACCCGATCGTCCTGCGGCACGCGGAGGCCCTGCTGGTCAGCCGGCCGGAAGGGGCGACGGACTACGTGCCCGCGGACGTGCGCGAGCCCGGCACGATCATCGAGGCCGCCCGCAAGGTGCTGGACTTCGACCGGCCCGTCGCGCTCTCGCTCCTGGGCCTCCTGCACTTCCTGCCGGACGACGAGGACCCGTACGGCATCGTGCGTACGCTGGCTGCGGCGCTGCACCCGGGCAGCTATGTGGTGCTGTCGCAGGGGGCGTCGGACGTCAACCCCGAGCGGGGCGAACAGGGCGCGGACGAATACCGCAAGGGCGGCATCCGGCTGGCGCTGCGCTCCCGTGCCGAGTTCTCCCGGTTCTTCGAGGGCATGGAGGTCGTCGAGCCGGGCCTCGTCACGGCGCCCGAGTGGTTCCGCGCGACGGCCGCTCCCCGGCCGGAGGAGAGCGGCCTGTACGTCGGGGTGGCCCGGACCGCGTGA
- a CDS encoding lamin tail domain-containing protein → MSRSARRITATVLASGALLAAAALPATADGWGDHHQGHNRPAQRSAVVLGEIQHEGPGRDNGSNRSLNAEWVTVTNTGRHAVDLRDWTLTDESRRTYTFDLRLAGRSSVRVHTGVGRDTRHDVYQDRRHYVWDARDTATLRDDRGHKVDSESWGRHRGGRR, encoded by the coding sequence ATGTCCCGTTCCGCACGACGGATCACCGCCACCGTTCTCGCCTCCGGTGCCCTGCTCGCCGCAGCCGCACTGCCGGCAACAGCCGATGGCTGGGGGGACCACCACCAGGGTCACAACCGCCCGGCCCAGCGCTCGGCGGTCGTCCTGGGCGAGATCCAGCACGAGGGCCCCGGCCGCGACAACGGCTCCAACCGCAGCCTCAACGCCGAGTGGGTCACCGTCACCAACACCGGCCGGCACGCCGTCGACCTCCGCGACTGGACGCTCACCGACGAGAGCCGCCGTACCTACACCTTCGACCTGCGTCTGGCGGGCCGGTCGTCGGTCCGCGTCCACACCGGCGTGGGCCGGGACACCCGGCACGACGTCTACCAGGACCGCCGCCACTACGTATGGGACGCCAGGGACACCGCGACGCTGCGCGACGACCGCGGGCACAAGGTCGACTCCGAGTCCTGGGGCCGGCACCGCGGCGGCCGGCGCTGA
- a CDS encoding lysyl oxidase family protein: protein MAIRTPRSRLWRPAVAAAAAITVTAGVAAATPEGSTASTTPQLSLIAASTSVTLDSWKEEPGVYLDLGTYLTADRSPLELKVTRKSYTDPVVATQIIREGGRTRTRTLPKGLVKDFTGLPGFVTVTLTDAAGKKVLSRTESFCPNNASGRIRPDAPATSKYPESCPVNPFTLGSVWGVENGWASNTYAGYYSAPVAVPAGKYTAKVSVTKRYRDLFKIADKPQTVKVTVRERSWEEESPATRSAAGHAEHTAAGHASATSAHAGHAGHAGHAGHAGHAAARTPAPASATSGAGPSYNVGHGPLTPAPAAVPWAVRRQGLRAATGGDGPGRTDGSRQAPAAQPAGRRPSGKAVVPDVPKPDLRSLPAYGITIGDGDAKAPGRDYLAFSANVWNAGPAQLVVDGFRSPGKALMDAYQYFYDASGKQVGYTPTGTMEWDPRPGHEHWHFTDFASYRLLKADKKETVRSGKEAFCLANTDAVDYTVKNANWHPDNTDLSTACGQENSISVREVLDVGSGDTYTQDLPGQSFDITGLANGTYYIQVLANPEKRLKETDLGNNSALRKVVLGGKPGARTVTVPAHGLVDAG, encoded by the coding sequence ATGGCCATCAGAACCCCCCGCTCCCGGCTGTGGCGTCCGGCGGTCGCCGCCGCCGCGGCGATCACCGTCACCGCCGGCGTCGCCGCCGCCACTCCCGAGGGCAGCACGGCATCGACCACGCCGCAGCTCAGCCTGATCGCGGCCTCCACCTCGGTCACGCTCGACTCGTGGAAGGAGGAGCCGGGCGTCTATCTGGACCTGGGGACCTACCTCACCGCGGACAGGTCCCCGCTCGAACTGAAGGTGACCCGCAAGTCCTACACGGATCCGGTCGTCGCCACACAGATCATCCGTGAGGGGGGCAGGACGCGGACCAGGACCCTGCCCAAGGGCCTGGTGAAGGACTTCACGGGGCTGCCCGGTTTCGTCACCGTCACGCTCACGGACGCGGCGGGCAAGAAGGTGCTCAGCCGTACGGAGTCGTTCTGCCCGAACAACGCGTCGGGCCGCATCCGCCCGGACGCCCCCGCGACGTCCAAGTATCCCGAGAGCTGCCCCGTCAACCCGTTCACCCTCGGGTCGGTGTGGGGCGTGGAGAACGGCTGGGCGTCCAACACCTACGCGGGTTACTACTCCGCGCCGGTGGCCGTCCCCGCCGGGAAGTACACCGCCAAGGTTTCGGTGACCAAGCGCTACCGCGACCTGTTCAAGATCGCCGACAAGCCGCAGACGGTCAAGGTCACCGTGCGCGAACGGAGCTGGGAGGAGGAGTCGCCCGCCACCCGTTCGGCCGCCGGGCACGCGGAGCACACCGCCGCCGGGCACGCCTCCGCAACCTCGGCGCACGCGGGCCACGCGGGTCACGCGGGTCACGCGGGCCACGCGGGTCACGCCGCGGCGCGCACCCCCGCACCGGCGTCCGCGACCAGTGGCGCCGGCCCCTCGTACAACGTGGGCCACGGCCCCCTCACCCCCGCACCGGCCGCTGTGCCGTGGGCCGTCAGGCGTCAGGGCCTTCGCGCCGCCACCGGCGGTGACGGTCCCGGACGGACGGACGGCTCCCGGCAGGCGCCCGCGGCCCAGCCCGCCGGTAGGCGTCCCAGCGGCAAGGCGGTCGTGCCGGACGTGCCCAAGCCCGACCTGCGGTCACTGCCCGCCTACGGGATCACGATCGGTGACGGCGACGCGAAGGCCCCGGGCAGGGACTACCTGGCCTTCAGCGCCAACGTGTGGAACGCCGGCCCCGCGCAGCTGGTGGTCGACGGATTCCGTTCCCCCGGCAAGGCACTGATGGACGCCTACCAGTACTTCTACGACGCCTCCGGGAAGCAGGTCGGCTACACCCCGACCGGCACGATGGAGTGGGACCCCCGGCCGGGTCACGAGCACTGGCACTTCACCGATTTCGCGAGCTACCGGCTGCTGAAGGCGGACAAGAAGGAGACCGTGCGCAGTGGCAAGGAGGCCTTCTGCCTCGCCAACACCGACGCGGTCGACTACACCGTGAAGAACGCCAACTGGCACCCGGACAACACCGATCTGTCCACCGCCTGCGGCCAGGAGAACTCCATCTCCGTACGCGAGGTGCTCGACGTCGGATCGGGTGACACCTACACGCAGGACCTCCCGGGCCAGTCCTTCGACATCACCGGACTGGCGAACGGCACCTACTACATCCAGGTGCTGGCCAACCCGGAGAAGCGGCTCAAGGAGACCGACCTCGGCAACAACAGCGCACTGCGCAAGGTCGTCCTCGGCGGCAAGCCCGGCGCCCGTACGGTGACCGTGCCCGCGCACGGTCTCGTCGACGCCGGCTGA
- a CDS encoding DeoR/GlpR family DNA-binding transcription regulator translates to MGTEERRRGILETARRDGAVDVNRLAEQFQVAKETIRRDLHTLEEHGLVRRTHGGAYPVESAGFETTLAMRTTHHVPQKSRIAAAAADLLGDAETVFVDEGFTPQLIAEALPRDRPLTVVTASLAVATVLADSEKTAVLLLGGRMRGSTMATVDHWATRMLADFVIDLAYIGANGISRQYGLTTPDPAVCEVKAQAMRSARRRVFTGVHTKFGAVSFCRFAGVGDFEAVVTDTGLPSAEAQRYSLLGPHVIRV, encoded by the coding sequence GTGGGCACCGAGGAACGCCGACGGGGAATACTCGAGACGGCCCGGCGGGACGGGGCGGTCGACGTCAACCGGCTGGCCGAACAGTTCCAGGTCGCCAAGGAGACCATCAGGCGCGATCTGCACACCCTGGAGGAACACGGGCTCGTCCGGCGGACGCACGGTGGTGCGTACCCGGTGGAGAGCGCCGGCTTCGAGACCACGCTCGCCATGCGGACCACCCACCACGTGCCGCAGAAGTCGCGGATCGCGGCAGCCGCCGCCGACCTGCTCGGTGACGCCGAGACGGTCTTCGTGGACGAGGGCTTCACCCCCCAGCTCATCGCCGAAGCCCTGCCCCGGGACCGGCCGCTGACCGTGGTCACCGCCTCCCTGGCCGTCGCGACGGTCCTCGCCGACTCGGAGAAGACCGCCGTGCTGCTGCTCGGGGGCCGTATGCGCGGCAGCACCATGGCGACCGTCGACCACTGGGCCACCAGAATGCTCGCCGACTTCGTCATCGACCTCGCCTACATCGGTGCGAACGGCATCTCCCGCCAGTACGGGCTGACCACGCCGGACCCGGCGGTGTGCGAGGTCAAGGCCCAAGCCATGCGCAGCGCCCGCCGCCGCGTCTTCACCGGCGTCCACACGAAGTTCGGGGCGGTGAGCTTCTGCCGCTTCGCCGGAGTCGGCGATTTCGAGGCAGTCGTCACCGACACCGGGCTGCCGTCCGCGGAAGCCCAGCGTTACTCCCTCCTCGGCCCGCACGTCATCCGCGTCTGA
- a CDS encoding DUF6221 family protein yields MADNTDLLAFVRARLAEEESIAQGAGGDGWRCPAEAPGEVHDRTSGIAFVVRSRGYDRHIAFQDPARTLRRIETNRVLLDEYEEIAALDTDRPAQDFASGRAVGLGFVVRQMAAEHAGHADYRVKWLPRFSHWGPSSAPRDQL; encoded by the coding sequence ATGGCAGACAACACGGACCTGTTGGCTTTTGTGCGGGCGCGCCTGGCGGAGGAGGAGAGCATCGCGCAGGGAGCGGGCGGGGACGGATGGCGGTGCCCCGCCGAGGCGCCCGGCGAGGTGCACGACCGCACGAGCGGCATCGCGTTCGTCGTGCGCTCCCGCGGTTACGACCGGCACATCGCCTTCCAGGACCCGGCGCGCACCCTGCGCCGCATCGAGACCAACCGGGTGCTGCTGGACGAGTACGAGGAGATCGCCGCCCTGGACACGGACCGTCCGGCGCAGGACTTCGCCTCGGGCCGGGCCGTCGGGCTCGGATTCGTCGTCCGCCAGATGGCCGCCGAGCACGCCGGTCACGCCGACTACCGGGTGAAGTGGCTGCCGCGGTTCTCCCACTGGGGCCCGTCCAGCGCGCCCCGGGACCAGCTGTGA
- a CDS encoding ribonuclease H, translated as MDERIIAACDGASKGNPGPAAWAWVMADAQGRPQRWEAGPLGTATNNVAELTALRELLATTDPGVPVEVRMDSQYAMNAVTKWLPGWKRNGWKTSAGKPVANRELVVAIDELLAGRDVSFRYVPAHQVNGDPLNALADQAASEAAVAQRAAGTRHGSAELPVPAPARSTKSRAAGGAPTDPGTGAGTGKTSRSGGTIRARFAGRCHCGKPYAAKDMIAKNPQGWGHPECRTAPAGV; from the coding sequence ATGGACGAGCGCATCATCGCCGCGTGTGACGGGGCATCGAAGGGGAATCCGGGACCTGCTGCCTGGGCGTGGGTCATGGCCGATGCCCAGGGGCGCCCGCAGCGCTGGGAGGCCGGCCCGCTGGGGACCGCCACCAACAACGTCGCCGAGCTCACCGCCCTGCGGGAGCTGCTGGCGACCACGGACCCGGGTGTGCCGGTCGAGGTGCGCATGGATTCGCAGTACGCGATGAACGCGGTGACCAAGTGGCTGCCGGGCTGGAAGCGCAACGGCTGGAAGACGTCGGCGGGGAAGCCGGTCGCCAACCGGGAGCTGGTGGTCGCCATCGACGAGCTGCTGGCCGGGCGGGACGTGAGCTTCCGCTACGTACCGGCGCACCAGGTGAACGGTGATCCGCTCAACGCGCTCGCCGACCAGGCCGCGAGTGAGGCCGCCGTGGCGCAGCGGGCGGCGGGGACCAGACACGGCTCCGCGGAGCTGCCGGTCCCGGCTCCAGCCCGCTCGACCAAGAGCCGGGCTGCCGGCGGGGCGCCCACCGATCCCGGAACGGGCGCGGGCACGGGGAAGACGTCGCGGTCCGGCGGGACGATCCGCGCGAGATTCGCGGGCCGGTGCCACTGCGGCAAGCCCTATGCGGCGAAGGACATGATCGCGAAGAATCCGCAGGGCTGGGGTCATCCGGAGTGCCGGACGGCGCCCGCCGGAGTCTGA
- a CDS encoding carbohydrate ABC transporter permease, with protein MTTTTAVPVPAPSVPPPPVPRAVRRARRRSTALGLLAWMAGLLFCLPALWMLLTSLHAESDAATNPPSLLAPLTLDGYRAFFGADTGVTPWPPLLNSLGASFFSTLLVLLLALPAAYALSIRRVRKWTDVMFFFLSTKMLPVVAGLLPVYLFAKNTGMLDNIWLLVLLYTSMNLPIAVWMMQSFLADVPVSVIEAAQVDGARLPTVLARVVAPMAAPGIAATALICFIFSWNELLFARVLTGVVAQTAPVFLTGFVTSQGLFLAQLCAASVVVSLPVLAAGYAAQDKLVQGLSLGAVK; from the coding sequence ATGACCACCACCACCGCCGTACCCGTACCCGCCCCGTCCGTGCCACCCCCGCCCGTGCCACGCGCGGTGCGCAGGGCCAGGCGCCGCTCGACCGCGCTGGGTCTGCTGGCCTGGATGGCGGGCCTCCTGTTCTGCCTTCCGGCGCTGTGGATGCTCCTCACCTCGCTGCACGCCGAGTCCGACGCCGCGACGAACCCGCCCTCCCTCCTTGCGCCGCTGACCCTCGACGGTTACCGCGCCTTCTTCGGCGCCGACACCGGAGTGACCCCCTGGCCGCCCCTGCTCAACTCCCTGGGGGCCTCGTTCTTCTCCACGCTCCTCGTGCTCCTGCTGGCACTGCCGGCGGCGTACGCGCTCTCCATCCGGCGCGTACGCAAGTGGACGGACGTCATGTTCTTCTTCCTCTCGACGAAGATGCTGCCCGTCGTCGCCGGCCTCCTGCCCGTCTACCTGTTCGCCAAGAACACCGGGATGCTCGACAACATCTGGCTCCTCGTCCTGCTCTACACCTCGATGAACCTGCCGATCGCCGTCTGGATGATGCAGTCCTTCCTCGCGGACGTGCCCGTGTCCGTCATCGAGGCGGCCCAGGTCGACGGCGCCCGGCTGCCGACCGTCCTGGCCCGTGTCGTCGCGCCGATGGCAGCCCCCGGGATCGCGGCCACCGCGCTGATCTGCTTCATCTTCAGCTGGAACGAACTGCTCTTCGCGAGGGTGCTCACCGGCGTCGTCGCGCAGACCGCGCCCGTCTTCCTCACCGGATTCGTCACCAGCCAGGGGTTGTTCCTTGCCCAGCTGTGTGCCGCCTCCGTCGTCGTGTCCCTGCCGGTGCTCGCCGCCGGCTACGCCGCCCAGGACAAACTCGTCCAGGGCCTCTCCCTTGGAGCAGTGAAATAA
- a CDS encoding zinc-dependent alcohol dehydrogenase family protein → MRAAIVEAPGKVSVATVPDPTPGPRDVVVSVASCGLCGTDLHILQGEFAPTLPLVPGHEFAGEIVGVGRDVTELAVGDRVAVDPSLHCHECRYCRSGRGNLCERWAAIGVTVSGGAAEYAVAPVANCVRLPEHIDVKDAALIEPLSCAVRGYDVLSSTLGAEVLIYGSGTMGLMMLELAKRTGAAGVDILDVNPDRLATAGLLGCSRSAAGADELDRPGGWDIVIDATGNAGAIQDGLGRVAKGGTFLQFGVADYATTAVIEPYRIYNQEITITGSMAVLHSYERAAALFATGVLDPSVFISDRLPLEQYPQAIDRFRAGLGRKIVVEP, encoded by the coding sequence ATGCGGGCAGCGATCGTCGAAGCCCCCGGCAAGGTCTCCGTCGCCACCGTCCCCGATCCCACCCCCGGCCCGCGCGACGTCGTCGTGTCCGTGGCCTCGTGCGGTCTGTGCGGGACCGACCTGCACATCCTGCAGGGCGAGTTCGCGCCCACCCTGCCCCTCGTCCCGGGCCACGAGTTCGCGGGGGAGATCGTGGGCGTCGGACGTGACGTCACGGAGCTGGCGGTCGGCGACCGTGTCGCAGTCGACCCCTCCCTGCACTGCCACGAGTGCCGCTACTGCCGCAGCGGACGCGGCAACCTCTGCGAGCGGTGGGCCGCGATCGGAGTCACGGTCTCCGGCGGCGCCGCCGAGTACGCGGTGGCACCCGTCGCCAACTGTGTCAGGCTGCCCGAGCACATCGACGTGAAGGACGCGGCACTGATCGAGCCGCTGTCCTGCGCGGTCCGGGGCTACGACGTGCTGAGCAGCACGCTCGGCGCCGAGGTGCTGATCTACGGCTCGGGAACGATGGGCCTGATGATGCTCGAGCTCGCCAAGCGCACCGGCGCCGCGGGAGTGGACATCCTCGACGTCAACCCCGACCGCCTCGCCACGGCCGGGCTCCTCGGCTGCTCACGGTCCGCGGCCGGGGCCGACGAGCTGGACCGGCCCGGCGGCTGGGACATCGTCATCGACGCGACCGGCAACGCCGGTGCCATCCAGGACGGCCTGGGGCGCGTGGCCAAGGGCGGGACCTTCCTCCAGTTCGGGGTGGCCGACTACGCCACGACGGCGGTCATCGAGCCGTACCGCATCTACAACCAGGAGATCACCATCACCGGGTCGATGGCGGTCCTGCACAGCTACGAACGCGCCGCCGCACTTTTTGCCACCGGGGTGCTCGACCCGTCCGTCTTCATCAGCGACCGGTTGCCGCTCGAGCAGTACCCGCAGGCCATCGACCGCTTCAGGGCAGGACTGGGCCGCAAGATCGTCGTGGAGCCCTGA
- a CDS encoding peptidylprolyl isomerase: MTIKAYFDITIDEQPAGRIVFNLFDDVTPKTAENFRALATGEHGYGYAGSPFHRVIPDFMLQGGDFTRGNGTGGKSIYGEKFADENFTLKHNKPGLLSMANAGPNSNGSQFFITTVVTPWLDGKHVVFGEVADESSMELVRKIESYGSSTGKTKAAIAVSASGVL; this comes from the coding sequence ATGACCATCAAGGCGTATTTCGACATCACCATCGACGAGCAGCCCGCAGGGCGGATCGTGTTCAACCTCTTCGACGACGTGACCCCCAAGACCGCGGAGAACTTCCGCGCCCTGGCCACCGGCGAGCACGGCTACGGCTACGCCGGATCGCCGTTCCACCGGGTCATCCCGGACTTCATGCTGCAGGGCGGCGACTTCACCCGCGGCAACGGCACCGGCGGCAAGAGCATCTACGGCGAGAAGTTCGCCGACGAGAACTTCACCCTGAAGCACAACAAGCCGGGTCTGCTCTCGATGGCCAACGCGGGCCCGAACAGCAACGGTTCGCAGTTCTTCATCACCACCGTCGTCACCCCGTGGCTGGACGGCAAGCACGTCGTGTTCGGCGAGGTCGCCGACGAGTCCAGCATGGAGCTCGTCCGCAAGATCGAGTCGTACGGCTCCTCGACCGGCAAGACCAAGGCGGCCATCGCCGTCTCCGCGTCCGGCGTTCTCTGA